A section of the Kluyveromyces lactis strain NRRL Y-1140 chromosome F complete sequence genome encodes:
- the PTC1 gene encoding type 2C protein phosphatase PTC1 (highly similar to uniprot|P35182 Saccharomyces cerevisiae YDL006W PTC1 Type 2C protein phosphatase (PP2C) inactivates the osmosensing MAPK cascade by dephosphorylating Hog1p mutation delays mitochondrial inheritance deletion reveals defects in precursor tRNA splicing sporulation and cell separation), protein MSDSPEYELTYKVGVAENNNSKFRKTMEDVHTYVENFASRLDWGYFAIFDGHVGSEASKWCGANLHRYLEQKILEDEARDLRDVLNDSFVHADNEINNALKGNSGCTAAVCVLRWEIPDTTVPSEDETINLQQHKRMLYTANVGDTRVVLFRNGNSIRLTYDHKASDILELQRVENAGGLIMKSRVNGMLAVTRSLGDKFFDSLVVANPFTTSVEITTSDQFLIIACDGLWDVIEDHEACEMIKDINNPNEAARVLVRYALENGTTDNVTVMVIFLDTSQEN, encoded by the coding sequence ATGTCAGACTCTCCGGAATACGAATTGACGTATAAGGTTGGGGTGGCCGAAAATAACAACTCCAAGTTTCGGAAAACGATGGAAGATGTTCATACATACGTTGAGAATTTTGCATCAAGGCTAGATTGGGGTTATTTTGCTATCTTTGATGGACATGTAGGAAGTGAGGCTTCTAAATGGTGTGGAGCGAACTTACACAGATACTTGGAACAGAAAATATTAGAGGATGAGGCCCGTGATCTGAGGGATGTTTTGAATGACTCGTTTGTGCATGCAGATAATGAGATTAACAATGCATTGAAGGGGAATAGCGGTTGCACTGCAGCCGTCTGCGTGTTGAGATGGGAAATACCTGATACCACAGTGCCCAGTGAGGACGAAACGATAAATTTACAACAACATAAGAGGATGTTATATACAGCGAACGTTGGAGATACAAGAGTGGTACTTTTCAGGAATGGCAACAGTATACGATTGACATATGATCACAAGGCTTCGGATATTCTGGAGCTGCAGCGTGTTGAAAATGCGGGTGGTTTAATAATGAAGAGCAGAGTCAATGGGATGCTGGCTGTTACCAGATCACTTGGTGATAAgttttttgattcattgGTAGTGGCAAATCCATTTACGACAAGTGTTGAGATTACAACGAGTGATCAGTTCTTAATTATTGCATGCGATGGGTTGTGGGATGTGATAGAGGACCATGAGGCGTGTGAGATGATAAAAGACATAAATAATCCCAATGAAGCAGCAAGAGTATTAGTAAGATATGCTCTTGAGAATGGAACCACAGATAATGTGACCGTAATGGTAATATTTTTGGATACTTCGCAGGAGAACTGA
- the RPT2 gene encoding proteasome regulatory particle base subunit RPT2 (highly similar to uniprot|P40327 Saccharomyces cerevisiae YDL007W RPT2 One of six ATPases of the 19S regulatory particle of the 26S proteasome involved in the degradation of ubiquitinated substrates required for normal peptide hydrolysis by the core 20S particle): MGQGASSHGQKKKDKKQKPKYEPPVESKFGRKKRKGPSTVEKLPSVYPSTRCKLKLLRMERIKDHLLLEEEYVTNSEILKPFEKKQEEEKKQLDDIRGTPLSIGTLEEIVDDDHAIVTSPTTPDYYVSILSFVDKELLEPGCSVLLHHKTMSVVGVLQDDADPMVSVMKMDKSPTENYSDIGGLEAQIQEIKEAVELPLTHPELYEEMGIKPPKGVILYGAPGTGKTLLAKAVANQTSATFLRIVGSELIQKYLGDGPRLCRQIFKVAAENAPSIVFIDEIDAIGTKRYESNSGGEKEIQRTMLELLNQLDGFDDRGDVKVIMATNKIESLDPALIRPGRIDRKILFENPDITTKRKIVGIHTSKMNLAEDVDLDNLVTSKDDLSGADIKAMCTEAGLLALRERRMQVTAQDFKEAKERVLKNKVEENLEGLYL; encoded by the coding sequence ATGGGTCAAGGAGCTTCTTCTCATGGgcagaagaaaaaggataagaaacaaaagcCAAAATATGAGCCACCAGTAGAATCAAAATTCGgtagaaagaagagaaaggGGCCCTCTACGGTGGAGAAACTTCCTAGCGTTTATCCAAGCACAAGATGTAAGTTAAAACTTTTGAGAATGGAACGTATAAAAGATCATTTGctattggaagaagagtaTGTGACAAACTCTGAGATCTTGAAACCATTtgagaagaaacaagaggaagaaaagaagcagcTAGACGATATCAGAGGTACTCCGTTATCTATTGGTACTTTAGAAGAAATTGTGGACGATGACCATGCTATAGTGACAAGCCCTACGACACCAGACTACTACGTTTCCATTTTGTCCTTTGTTGACAAAGAGCTATTAGAACCCGGCTGTTCTGTGTTATTACACCATAAGACCATGTCAGTTGTTGGTGTCTTGCAAGACGATGCCGATCCAATGGTTTCTGTGATGAAGATGGATAAATCACCAACAGAAAACTACAGTGATATCGGTGGATTAGAGGCACAAATTCAAGAGATTAAAGAAGCAGTCGAGTTGCCACTAACGCATCCTGAACTATACGAAGAAATGGGTATCAAACCACCAAAGGGTGTCATATTGTATGGTGCTCCAGGTACAGGTAAGACGTTATTGGCAAAGGCTGTGGCGAACCAGACTTCTGCTACATTTTTAAGAATTGTGGGATCCGAATTGATTCAGAAATATCTAGGTGACGGTCCAAGACTCTGTAGACAAATTTTCAAAGTCGCTGCAGAGAATGCGCCAAGTATAGTCTTTATCGATGAAATCGATGCTATTGGTACCAAGAGATATGAATCAAACAGTGGCGGTGAGAAAGAGATTCAAAGAACTATGTTGGAACTTTTAAACCAATTGGACGGGTTTGATGATAGAGGTGATGTGAAAGTCATCATGGCTACAAACAAAATCGAAAGTTTAGATCCAGCTTTGATCAGACCCGGAAGAATCGACCGTAAGATTTTGTTCGAAAACCCCGATATaacaacaaagagaaaaatcGTCGGTATTCATACATCTAAGATGAACTTAGCAGAGGACGTAGACCTAGATAATTTGGTCACTTCAAAAGATGACCTATCAGGTGCAGACATCAAAGCAATGTGTACAGAAGCGGGGCTTTTGGCTctaagagaaagaagaatgcaAGTCACAGCACAAGATTTCAAGGAAGCAAAAGAACGTGTACTCAAAAATAaggttgaagaaaacttgGAAGGTTTGTACTTATAA
- the MED2 gene encoding Med2p (weakly similar to uniprot|Q12124 Saccharomyces cerevisiae YDL005C MED2 RNA Polymerase II transcriptional regulation mediator Stoichiometric member of mediator complex): protein MVPKTGVSDRQENKLTQYFDDILRLSADLLTQQQLKTIKLDPKVTTGFSKAQQKGLGDRITQFYSLLDTLDVSLQTTADYVGAVKDSALQLKKQREEEQIKKQEQEKLERQLLEQQKLEQQQLEQKQLKQKQQQQQQQQQQQQQQQPQEQQHEQQQRYSAKNTPIDMLTNFDTDLPSAGITQAQSFNSEFGDLNGMDLSMFDSMDNQVGFGGLQNTSGGNEKKNDPQINFNDTNAPPSAVNVPENGNPSSYLTLNDFNDLGIDWNAANDNNELNLEDFNI from the coding sequence ATGGTACCTAAGACTGGTGTTTCTGACAGACAGGAGAACAAGTTGACGCAATATTTCGATGATATACTTCGACTTTCAGCTGATTTGTTAACTCAAcagcaattgaaaactatTAAACTAGATCCCAAGGTGACGACAGGGTTTTCAAAGGCTCAGCAGAAAGGACTAGGTGATAGAATAACGCAGTTTTACTCGCTTCTTGATACTTTAGACGTTTCATTACAAACAACGGCGGATTACGTTGGGGCAGTGAAAGATAGCGCATTgcagttgaagaaacagagaGAGGAAGAACAGatcaagaaacaagaacaagaaaagtTAGAGAGACAGTTATTGGAACAGCAGAAATTAGAACAGCAGCAATTAGAGcaaaaacaattgaaacagaaacagcaacaacagcagcaacaacaacagcaacagcaacagcaacagccACAGGAACAACAACATGAACAGCAGCAGAGATACTCCGCTAAGAACACCCCAATAGACATGCTAACAAACTTTGATACTGATCTACCGTCTGCTGGAATTACTCAAGCCCAGTCTTTCAACTCCGAGTTTGGTGATTTAAACGGCATGGATCTTTCTATGTTTGACTCAATGGATAACCAGGTAGGTTTTGGCGGGTTACAAAACACATCTGGTGGAAACgagaaaaagaatgatCCTCAaataaatttcaatgatacaAATGCACCACCTTCTGCAGTAAACGTTCCTGAAAATGGCAATCCAAGTAGTTATCTAACGTTGAACGATTTCAACGACCTCGGCATTGATTGGAATGCGGCTAACGACaataatgaattgaatttgGAAGATTTTAACATATGA
- the RQC1 gene encoding Rqc1p (similar to uniprot|Q05468 Saccharomyces cerevisiae YDR333C Hypothetical ORF), with amino-acid sequence MSSRQLRRLGKDDLETTLLKLTSKASSSSPALENEDESLAQPTVTSSNMFMLMDDDDEEEEEEEEEEEAAVSPVEEESPIIKLETKSQKRNTKKTSKKKNKKTKNQSKKGPSLKDEDGEDDEEFARLLTQFQKKNITSYKSLDSQEEYDEYDDDDGFMTADEEVSQGYEDNLSTWKQYNLRDDPGFTKFKHFKPLNALFNKFDFKQLIPDNEFKLLFDDLSPETLQDIDSVTSTHVSPEVLKQIERLKRLVKNWSGKDKRSVPNGGSVRKLQFTKIRDDWLPTVRGEFILKKLSNDDLTKWSRWQRPLDWDAVIKDDVERKWSKHFTYYKFDALNDTNSKKALTEFYLSTVLHPDHEALISIISSQFPYHVPGLLQVALICVRQGDKSNSNGLVERALFVFDRCLKNGIEFTAKDFQLPYIYFYNRQFYLAIMRYIQIVSQRGAVSTAAQWCKTLLSLSPLEDPLGARYFMDHYLAANDEYQYIIQMIKNPLFNLYKQWFTLGLGMTAVYSYWKLSCIEEAKQLLKRVWNQYPSSLYRIYEEVLLGDPSKLKIKLKPPTVSASIETKAYTTRMGAIWKEAEAKKFLLDELASIFNSTSFDTDAVKDINDGDDDDDVAPTSFFINNIPINLLRFAILSQESSVMAAIPEEIWSDHSVFEFDVLPPQPHDRESEYVVETIEGLIDSKHLEISQMNRFADEELLQHINQLSIQEYLEQQQQQQQPNEEIE; translated from the coding sequence ATGAGTTCAAGACAGTTGAGAAGATTAGGAAAGGATGATTTAGAGACGACTTTGCTCAAGCTAACATCGAAAGCTAGCTCATCGTCACCAGCcttggaaaatgaagatgaatcCCTGGCTCAACCAACAGTAACTAGCTCAAATATGTTTATGTTAatggatgatgatgatgaggaagaggaagaggaagaggaagaggaagaagcGGCTGTCTCACCAGTAGAGGAGGAGTCTCCAATAATTAAGCTGGAGACTAAATCTCAGAAGAGGAATACTAAGAAGACAagtaaaaagaagaataagaagACTAAGAACCAAAGCAAAAAAGGTCCTAGCCTAAAAGACGAAGATGgggaagatgatgaagagttTGCTCGTTTGTTGACtcaattccaaaagaaaaatataacaTCTTACAAATCGCTGGATTCTCAGGAGGAATACGATGAGtacgatgacgatgatggGTTTATGACTGCCGATGAAGAGGTTAGCCAAGGTTATGAGGATAACTTATCGACTTGGAAACAATATAATCTCAGAGATGATCCTGGGTTTACTAAGTTTAAACatttcaaacctttgaaTGCATTGTTTAATAAGTTCGATTTCAAGCAGTTAATTCCTGATAACGAATTCAAATTACtttttgatgatttatCACCAGAGACCTTACAAGATATTGACTCTGTGACATCCACTCATGTATCACCAGAAGTATTGAAGCAAATTGAGAGACTAAAAAGATTAGTAAAGAACTGGAGTGGCAAGGACAAGAGAAGTGTCCCCAACGGCGGGTCTGTCCGAAAGTTACAGTTCACCAAGATAAGAGACGACTGGCTACCAACAGTACGTGGAGAATTCATCTTGAAAAAGTTGTCTAACGACGATCTAACAAAATGGTCGAGATGGCAGCGTCCTTTGGATTGGGATGCTGTCATCAAAGACGATGTTGAACGCAAATGGTCTAAGCATTTTACTTATTATAAATTCGATGCTTTAAACGATACCAATAGCAAAAAGGCTTTAACCGAATTCTACCTGAGTACAGTCTTACACCCTGATCATGAAGCACTAATATCAATAATATCTTCGCAATTCCCTTATCATGTACCAGGGCTCTTACAAGTTGCCTTGATATGCGTAAGGCAAGGTGACAAATCTAACAGTAATGGTTTGGTTGAACGTGCACTATTTGTCTTCGACCgttgtttgaaaaatggGATTGAGTTCACTGCTAAGGATTTCCAACTTCCCTACATATATTTTTACAACAGACAGTTTTATTTGGCTATCATGAGATATATTCAAATCGTATCTCAAAGAGGTGCCGTTTCAACAGCCGCTCAGTGGTGTAaaactcttctttctttatcacCTTTGGAAGATCCTTTAGGAGCAAGATATTTCATGGATCATTATTTGGCTGCCAATGATGAATATCAGTACATTATTCAAATGATAAAGAATCCTTTATTCAACCTATACAAACAGTGGTTTACTTTAGGACTGGGAATGACTGCCGTATATTCTTATTGGAAATTGTCCTGcattgaagaagctaaGCAGTTGTTAAAACGTGTTTGGAATCAATATCCTTCATCTCTTTACAGGATATACGAAGAAGTGTTACTTGGTGATCCatccaaattgaaaattaaaTTAAAACCTCCTACTGTGAGCGCTTCTATCGAGACAAAAGCTTATACTACTAGAATGGGCGCCATTTGGAAGGAAGCGGAAGCTAAGAAGTTTTTACTTGATGAGTTAGCAAGCATTTTTAATTCCACTTCGTTTGACACTGATGCAGTGAAGGATATAAATGATGgcgatgatgatgacgacgTGGCGCCAACATCattcttcatcaataaCATTCCAATTAATTTGTTAAGGTTTGCtattctttctcaagaGTCATCCGTTATGGCTGCTATTCCCGAAGAAATTTGGTCAGATCATTCTGTGTTTGAATTCGATGTACTACCACCACAACCACATGATAGAGAAAGTGAGTATGTAGTAGAAACAATCGAAGGACTAATTGATAGTAAACATCTAGAAATATCCCAAATGAACAGGTTCGCTGATGAGGAGCTTTTACAACACATTAACCAGTTATCAATACAAGAATACTTGgagcagcagcaacaacagcaacaaccaaatgaagaaatcgaatAG
- the RTG1 gene encoding Rtg1p (similar to uniprot|P32607 Saccharomyces cerevisiae YOL067C RTG1 Transcription factor (bHLH) involved in interorganelle communication between mitochondria peroxisomes and nucleus) gives MNDDDGAKRGNINELIQQFLSIIPEEFFEEYYRKNSDPKIKDEPVSKSKGTSANANKPTKGQILTQAVEYVNSLQEQVDLKNREEVELILRVKELCKETGYIVNDLNLDNTSAELALSRIGVGPLAGMREQPNNKGSKNQFAGTSAGASIDAAAGNTTSKTPGTAAMSPVPPTGSVGPAGIAAAAPKEGPKYRFEYGGYSEYNNEP, from the coding sequence ATGAATGATGACGATGGTGCCAAGCGTGGTAATATCAATGAACTAATCCAACAATTTTTGAGTATTATTCCTGAAGAATTTTTCGAAGAGTATTATAGAAAGAACAGCGATCCTAAGATCAAAGACGAACCGGTTTCTAAATCCAAGGGGACCAGTGCAAATGCTAACAAGCCCACAAAGGGACAAATTCTAACGCAGGCGGTAGAATACGTGAATTCGTTACAGGAACAAGTCGATCTCAAGAACAGAGAAGAAGTCGAGCTGATACTAAGAGTTAAAGAATTGTGCAAGGAAACAGGGTACATTGTCAACGATTTGAACCTTGATAACACAAGCGCGGAGTTAGCGTTGTCCAGAATCGGCGTTGGTCCGTTAGCTGGCATGAGGGAGCAACCGAACAACAAAGGATCTAAAAACCAATTTGCCGGTACCAGTGCCGGAGCCAGCATTGATGCTGCCGCAGGAAATACCACTAGTAAAACCCCTGGCACCGCTGCCATGTCACCTGTGCCGCCAACAGGTTCGGTTGGTCCAGCAGGTATAGCAGCAGCAGCGCCAAAAGAAGGACCCAAGTATAGATTCGAATACGGTGGTTATAGTGAATACAACAATGAACCCTGA
- the ATP16 gene encoding F1F0 ATP synthase subunit delta (uniprot|P78700 Kluyveromyces lactis KLLA0F14773g ATP16 ATP synthase delta chain, mitochondrial precursor), producing the protein MFRLSAARTLAKSVNTVVAKRTYAEAADGALKLQFALPHQTLFSGTPVTQVNLPAKSGQIGILANHVPTVEQLVPGVVEVLEGSSSKKFFVSGGFATVQPDSTLAITSVEAFPLESFSPENVRSLLAEAQKNVSSADEVAAAEAAIQLEVLEALQAALK; encoded by the coding sequence ATGTTCCGTTTATCTGCTGCTAGAACTTTGGCCAAATCTGTCAACACCGTTGTTGCTAAGCGTACTTATGCTGAAGCTGCCGATGGTGCTTTGAAGTTGCAATTTGCTTTGCCACATCAAACCTTGTTTTCTGGTACTCCAGTTACCCAAGTCAACTTGCCAGCTAAGTCTGGTCAAATCGGTATCTTGGCTAACCACGTTCCAACTGTTGAACAATTGGTTCCAGGTGTTGTTGAAGTCTTGGaaggttcttcttctaagAAGTTCTTTGTTTCCGGTGGTTTCGCTACTGTCCAACCAGACTCTACCTTGGCTATCACTTCCGTTGAAGCATTCCCATTAGAGTCTTTCTCTCCAGAAAACGTTAGATCTCTGTTGGCTGAAGCTCAAAAGAACGTCTCCTCTGCTGACGAAGTTGCTGCTGCCGAAGCTGCTATCCAACTTGAAGTTTTGGAAGCTTTGCAAGCCGCTTTGAAATAA
- the IPI1 gene encoding Ipi1p (similar to uniprot|P38803 Saccharomyces cerevisiae YHR085W IPI1 Protein of unknown function essential for viability may be involved in rRNA processing): MAKKTVRQQDFMKRKLKVGKPKQKPSNVTDTSFQMKRISLPSQTKISSGSNGKSAGNGTGVLDLNQEVIKRVSLLRHHSDVTRKETVLYFESMISRIIHLPSMNNLMQSSIPLMCDSSKQVRDELANLLDTIGKHDANVLKLQIRAITLYLNNAMTHIIAPIQRDSGMFVQVVLKYCADELVRHAWIKMLKGFFQVLGWTIVTQGNNKAKGKSISMGITSSSVLSMNKNKKHKNENLKAMLQFIRAGVLGAAAIGHEDRNPEQGNGANSVSPLLQQRYVPYMIPEFPQPYAYLKLFTRQFAKGELTSTGAETSSTDSGNMTLEELETLSCEDTHTRRMVFNQHFYPSIQRQLPALIKDGGECGRTAHSFSSTLEEILQITV; the protein is encoded by the coding sequence ATGGCGAAGAAAACAGTGAGACAGCAGGACTTTATGAAGCGTAAGCTTAAGGTTGGAAAACCAAAGCAGAAACCAAGCAATGTGACTGATACATCTTTCCAGATGAAGCGAATCTCGCTACCATCACAGACCAAGATCAGCAGTGGTTCCAACGGGAAGAGCGCTGGAAATGGTACAGGCGTATTGGATTTGAACCAAGAAGTGATAAAAAGAGTCAGCTTGTTGAGACATCATAGCGATGTCACGAGGAAAGAAACAGTACTATATTTCGAATCTATGATCTCGAGGATCATCCATCTACCGAGCATGAATAATCTAATGCAATCATCCATCCCATTGATGTGTGATTCATCAAAACAAGTGCGCGACGAATTGGCCAACTTGCTTGATACCATTGGGAAGCACGATGCCAATGTGTTGAAATTACAGATCAGAGCCATCACATTGTATTTGAACAACGCTATGACCCATATAATCGCTCCTATCCAAAGAGACTCCGGTATGTTCGTACAAGTGGTGTTAAAGTACTGTGCTGACGAGCTAGTAAGGCACGCATGGATCAAGATGTTGAAAGGGTTTTTCCAGGTATTGGGATGGACCATAGTCACGCAAGGGAACAACAAGGCAAAGGGCAAGTCGATAAGTATGGGGATTACAAGCAGCAGTGTATTGAGtatgaacaagaacaagaagcaTAAGAACGAGAACCTGAAGGCGATGTTGCAATTCATAAGAGCTGGAGTGCTAGGAGCTGCTGCCATTGGTCACGAAGACAGAAACCCCGAACAGGGTAACGGTGCTAATTCCGTCTCCCCACTATTACAACAAAGATATGTACCGTACATGATACCGGAGTTCCCACAACCGTATGCATACTTGAAACTCTTCACGAGACAATTTGCAAAAGGCGAATTGACCAGTACAGGTGCTGAAACAAGTAGCACCGACAGTGGAAATATGACTCTCGAGGAGCTAGAAACGTTATCGTGTGAGGATACACACACAAGAAGAATGGTATTCAATCAACATTTCTATCCAAGCATACAAAGGCAACTACCGGCTCTCATCAAGGACGGAGGGGAGTGTGGCCGTACGGCCCATTCCTTCTCCAGCACTTTGGAAgagattcttcaaatcactGTATAA
- the MCD1 gene encoding kleisin alpha (similar to uniprot|Q12158 Saccharomyces cerevisiae YDL003W MCD1 Essential protein required for sister chromatid cohesion in mitosis and meiosis), which translates to MPPNSNSHTQVRLNTSNGPLAQIWLASNLSSINRNIAKTNIVESVEEIAKAAGVNLDDESVEPITLRASGELLHGVVKVYSQKASYLLTDITDLLSKVKSIFKGSLNKSVTIQLDTVAKLDQLLLQDAVTELDVLEMPSLDFLKDIQVPEGFLIAERSMERQVQGAAPVTSAIAAQQQAWDMSLEVGRRFLADEDDDLNAIEHHDSSHLKLDFDLGDSNQSNNTKSWGEGTRVTASEVNADDGENEGDLTIRNDNDDDDELLPLNDDWDLGLNDDDQNISGNQSSHGSDMSVEIGRRADITHSLHDDTLLDFDLGLPKDTEPEHQEQAEAYIPPRAVKKRAPRNKAFINVKKVLIDADAELNDSEVKGGPSDSILIVSDETSSAISKKKRAIDELYSDLDFLPQKIISNFFNHKASKKPRALSQSSQSDGSDVDIDISLGIDGSLVHNSDPFDHQQMGFDAESEGPVFADDEPPVLAADTSMEENDYQAIQSDEFASRGSIEKEKSQKVELATGEIVSKSTVEMATLLRDEMSSGEATFDKILTSKYQDNAVITKRMASKAFFELLSLATADCISLKQKETFGQITILGKSNLYETFVTA; encoded by the coding sequence ATGCCACCAAATAGCAATTCACATACTCAGGTGAGATTAAATACAAGCAATGGGCCGTTGGCTCAGATCTGGCTGGCTTCCAATTTGAGTAGCATCAATCGGAACATTGCAAAGACTAATATCGTGGAATCTGTTGAAGAGATTGCCAAAGCTGCAGGTGTTAATCTAGATGATGAATCTGTGGAACCTATCACATTACGTGCTTCCGGTGAGTTACTACATGGTGTTGTAAAAGTTTATTCTCAAAAAGCATCCTATCTGCTTACTGATATCACAGACTTACTGAGTAAAGTGAAATCTATCTTCAAGGGATCGCTGAACAAGAGCGTCACAATTCAGCTAGATACAGTGGCAAAGTTAGATCAGCTTTTATTGCAAGATGCGGTTACAGAACTTGACGTCTTGGAGATGCCCAGTTTggatttcttgaaagatatcCAAGTGCCAGAAGGTTTTTTGATCGCTGAACGATCAATGGAAAGACAAGTGCAAGGAGCAGCACCTGTAACATCCGCCATTGCAGCACAACAACAAGCATGGGATATGTCCTTAGAAGTTGGAAGGCGATTCCTGgcagatgaagatgatgacTTGAATGCTATTGAACATCACGATTCATCtcatttgaaattagaTTTTGACCTTGGTGATTCTAATCAAAGCAATAACACTAAATCATGGGGTGAAGGGACTCGTGTTACTGCTAGTGAAGTAAACGCGGATGATGGAGAAAATGAAGGTGATTTGACTATTAGAAATGAcaatgacgatgatgatgaattgcTACCACTTAACGATGATTGGGATTTGGGATTAAACGATGATGATCAGAATATTTCTGGTAATCAGTCTAGCCATGGTAGCGACATGTCTGTAGAGATCGGGAGAAGGGCTGATATTACTCACTCATTGCATGATGATACACTCTTAGACTTTGATCTAGGGCTGCCAAAGGACACAGAACCAGAGCATCAAGAGCAAGCAGAGGCATACATACCACCTAGAGCAGTAAAGAAGAGGGCACCAAGGAATAAAGCCTTTATCAATGTTAAGAAGGTTCTCATAGATGCTGATGCCGAATTAAACGATTCTGAAGTGAAAGGAGGACCATCGGACTCAATTCTTATCGTTTCTGATGAGACTTCGTCCGctatatcaaagaaaaaaagagcCATCGATGAATTATACTCTGACCTGGACTTCCTTCCTCAAAAGATTATatctaatttcttcaaccaTAAAGCTTCAAAGAAGCCTAGAGCTCTGTCACAATCCAGCCAATCTGATGGGTCCGATGTTGATATAGATATCTCTTTGGGTATCGATGGAAGTTTGGTACACAATTCTGATCCATTCGATCACCAACAAATGGGCTTTGATGCAGAATCAGAAGGACCAGTGTTTGCTGATGATGAACCTCCAGTTCTTGCAGCTGATACATCCatggaagaaaatgattACCAAGCCATTCAATCAGACGAATTTGCCTCTCGTGGgtcaattgaaaaggaaaaaagtcAAAAAGTAGAGCTTGCTACCGGTGAAATCGTGTCTAAATCTACAGTGGAAATGGCAACTCTACTGAGAGATGAAATGAGCTCCGGTGAAGCTACTTTTGATAAAATCCTTACTTCGAAGTACCAGGATAACGCGGTAATAACAAAAAGAATGGCCAGTAAAGCATTCTTTGAGTTACTTTCTCTTGCCACCGCAGACTGTATATCATTGAAACAGAAGGAAACATTTGGACAAATCACAATTTTAGGAAAATCAAACTTATATGAGACGTTTGTTACCGCATAG